A single Arachidicoccus sp. BS20 DNA region contains:
- a CDS encoding beta-galactosidase — protein MDSHGFIINGKRTFLVSAGLEYARMPRAQWKDRLLRLKRGGFNCVEFYTFWNFHEAQEGKFDFSGDHDLNAFLQLVKQMGMYAIARVGPYYCAEWDFGGYPHWLRQKEGMVVRYPDTQFEQYVDHFFGKLIPIIAANQINHGGSVIMVQLENEHPASWGTYIPNEYFSHLQRTALSLGIEVPYFFSGLHHGSDPAGNTPELYDPKRPNPWFTTEFWSVWFDKYGSDQKDADEYGRRTWKIISRGGGGYNYYMAYGGSNFGYTNDDEDAASYDYGAAVGQTGDLRPLYYQFKRNALFAESFRNILENCTTTAAYNNISTDSSIHINARTNEQGTLVFLDNKGKEPKTTQIRTHDGILLPEEGGIHLASGEIFPIVHRFKLTNDVAIDWAITRILGIEHSGMVTTIVVYGNAATPGEIYFIANQDMRVTKGKGNFEQQEKKLRLHFSFDEATPTIYEFTSDNETIRIVAVDTQLSDRTWFINENNIHSVIVGPEYLGDIQKSEEGYALNTEHFWTQKKIFPHIWAFDEKVKETDYQVPDVYHPDSLVFTTVWQMKDASIAAETTFDDSKWLKSENPLQMGADGDTTAYAWYRTRISAPLDDIYSLDISKGNGRYIVFIDGKKTTSDNIHHLQFSLSKGEHTLAIFATHDGRNKLVSYVGKLDLDEKGIAGEALLHKGVLPNLNHWQFVKAESPADSANTPSFADGKNYFAGGDAFHGEKGFGWFQTTFPKAITPDSIYFSDIDDNAIVYINGVRAGVHKGWGKSFSVPFVKGNADSNIITLFVENTDGSGGIGKIVKAVFNNDKKIKGWRMKGGLQIYSLKGWTNAIAGNTGVPTFFRNYFTIKDTAPNVKAMWRVSFKGLSHGFIWVNGHNLGRYPEKIPIDGLYIPECWLKEGKNEIMVFDEFGNTPDNISIYPEQQASRDKARIIIK, from the coding sequence ATGGATTCCCACGGATTTATCATAAACGGAAAACGGACGTTCCTTGTATCTGCAGGCTTAGAGTATGCACGTATGCCGAGGGCACAATGGAAGGACAGGTTGCTGCGGTTAAAACGCGGTGGTTTTAATTGTGTAGAGTTTTATACGTTCTGGAACTTTCACGAAGCGCAAGAAGGGAAATTTGATTTCAGTGGCGACCATGATTTGAACGCATTTCTCCAATTGGTAAAACAAATGGGAATGTATGCGATAGCTCGTGTTGGACCGTACTACTGTGCGGAGTGGGACTTCGGAGGTTATCCGCATTGGCTCAGGCAGAAGGAAGGAATGGTTGTAAGATATCCGGATACACAATTTGAACAATACGTGGACCACTTCTTTGGAAAATTGATTCCCATTATAGCGGCAAACCAAATCAATCACGGCGGCTCGGTAATTATGGTGCAATTGGAAAATGAACATCCTGCTTCTTGGGGCACATATATTCCGAATGAATATTTCAGCCACTTGCAAAGAACGGCTTTATCTCTTGGTATAGAAGTCCCCTATTTTTTTAGCGGACTGCACCATGGCAGCGATCCCGCCGGAAATACTCCGGAGCTCTATGATCCGAAAAGACCGAATCCTTGGTTTACTACGGAATTTTGGAGCGTTTGGTTTGACAAGTACGGTTCGGACCAGAAAGATGCAGACGAATACGGTCGCAGGACATGGAAAATAATTTCGCGCGGCGGTGGCGGTTATAACTATTACATGGCTTATGGCGGCAGCAACTTCGGCTATACCAATGACGATGAAGATGCCGCCTCTTATGACTACGGCGCTGCCGTAGGGCAAACAGGTGATTTACGTCCGCTTTATTATCAGTTCAAACGCAACGCGTTATTCGCAGAAAGTTTCCGGAATATTTTAGAGAATTGTACGACCACAGCCGCATACAATAATATTTCTACCGACAGTTCTATCCACATTAATGCACGTACAAATGAGCAAGGCACCCTTGTTTTTCTTGACAACAAAGGAAAAGAACCGAAAACAACGCAGATAAGAACTCATGATGGCATATTGCTGCCCGAAGAAGGAGGTATACATCTTGCATCCGGAGAGATCTTTCCTATTGTACACCGCTTCAAACTGACAAATGACGTTGCTATTGACTGGGCTATAACAAGAATATTGGGCATTGAACATTCAGGCATGGTTACAACGATAGTTGTGTATGGTAATGCGGCTACTCCGGGAGAAATATATTTTATTGCAAACCAAGATATGCGGGTTACAAAAGGGAAGGGAAATTTTGAGCAACAAGAGAAGAAACTCCGGCTTCATTTTTCTTTTGACGAAGCAACGCCCACCATATATGAATTTACATCGGATAATGAAACAATTCGTATAGTGGCCGTCGATACACAATTATCTGATCGGACCTGGTTTATCAATGAAAATAATATACATTCGGTTATCGTCGGACCTGAATACTTAGGAGATATCCAAAAAAGCGAAGAAGGCTATGCATTGAATACGGAACATTTTTGGACTCAAAAAAAGATATTTCCGCATATTTGGGCATTTGACGAAAAAGTGAAGGAAACTGATTACCAGGTTCCTGATGTTTATCATCCCGATTCATTAGTGTTTACGACAGTATGGCAAATGAAAGATGCTTCTATTGCGGCCGAAACAACGTTTGATGACAGTAAGTGGCTGAAAAGTGAAAATCCCTTACAAATGGGCGCAGATGGCGATACCACGGCTTATGCTTGGTACAGGACACGCATCAGTGCGCCGTTAGATGATATTTATTCTCTGGACATAAGCAAGGGCAACGGCAGGTATATTGTATTCATTGACGGGAAAAAAACAACTTCAGATAATATACACCATTTACAGTTTTCTCTTTCAAAAGGCGAGCACACATTAGCCATTTTTGCGACTCATGACGGAAGAAATAAATTGGTAAGTTATGTGGGCAAACTGGATCTGGACGAAAAAGGTATAGCGGGAGAAGCACTTTTGCACAAAGGTGTACTGCCAAACCTTAATCATTGGCAATTTGTAAAAGCTGAAAGTCCGGCAGACTCTGCAAATACTCCTTCTTTTGCCGATGGCAAAAACTATTTTGCAGGAGGGGATGCTTTTCACGGCGAAAAAGGTTTCGGATGGTTTCAGACAACGTTCCCGAAAGCAATTACGCCTGACTCGATTTACTTCAGCGATATAGACGACAATGCAATTGTGTATATCAACGGTGTAAGAGCGGGGGTACATAAAGGCTGGGGAAAATCTTTTTCCGTACCTTTTGTCAAAGGCAATGCCGACAGCAATATCATTACGCTTTTTGTAGAGAATACAGACGGGAGTGGTGGAATAGGCAAAATTGTAAAAGCCGTTTTTAACAATGATAAAAAAATCAAAGGATGGCGTATGAAAGGCGGTCTCCAGATATATAGCCTGAAAGGATGGACAAATGCAATTGCCGGCAATACGGGCGTACCGACATTCTTCAGAAATTACTTCACTATAAAAGACACTGCGCCGAATGTAAAAGCAATGTGGAGAGTATCTTTTAAAGGGCTCAGCCATGGATTTATTTGGGTCAATGGTCATAACCTCGGACGCTATCCTGAAAAGATACCAATTGACGGATTATATATTCCTGAATGTTGGTTAAAAGAAGGGAAAAACGAGATAATGGTATTTGATGAATTTGGCAACACTCCCGACAATATAAGTATATATCCTGAACAGCAGGCAAGCAGAGACAAAGCACGTATCATAATCAAGTAA
- a CDS encoding TlpA disulfide reductase family protein, with translation MKRILFVISAILIVTTVFGQEEFEIKGTIQSKDPSVMLYLSYPINEKEIQTDSIKPQNGKFEFKGKLYSSPSNASIQMRHAGDKVIRWYLRDDLSVYLENKPMQIVVKDSVKYAKILNSKINADNELLESRIKPYRDILNFYIRKYGHSSDTTDPGFLRARDSCKAGIAAQMQIRKSFIDSNRNSYISLVAFQLTDLGYSFNPDTAEKNFVKFTPELKETKLGVAYRQKIDIAKKRQVGRKVMDFIQNDTAGHPIKLSDFRGRYVLVDFWASWCGPCRAENPNLVAAYKKLRQNNKDLQIISVSLDESKVSWLNAVHHDSLPWTQVSDLKGFKNEVAVQYGIDAIPQNVLISPNGTILATNLRGQGLYEKFLQYMR, from the coding sequence ATGAAAAGAATACTCTTTGTAATATCGGCAATATTAATTGTCACAACAGTCTTCGGGCAAGAGGAATTTGAAATTAAAGGAACTATACAGTCAAAAGACCCATCGGTAATGCTGTATTTAAGTTATCCTATCAATGAAAAAGAAATTCAAACGGACTCTATCAAGCCTCAAAACGGAAAATTTGAATTTAAAGGAAAACTTTACTCATCCCCCTCAAATGCAAGTATTCAAATGAGACACGCAGGAGACAAAGTAATAAGGTGGTATTTAAGGGATGATTTAAGCGTATATCTGGAGAATAAACCTATGCAAATAGTAGTAAAAGATTCGGTCAAATATGCGAAAATTTTAAATTCAAAAATAAATGCCGATAATGAACTGCTCGAATCGCGTATAAAGCCTTATAGAGATATTCTCAATTTTTATATAAGAAAATACGGACATTCATCAGACACTACTGATCCCGGATTTTTAAGAGCAAGGGACAGTTGTAAGGCTGGGATAGCGGCTCAAATGCAAATTCGTAAATCGTTTATAGATTCTAACAGAAATTCTTATATTTCTTTAGTGGCGTTTCAGTTAACTGATTTAGGGTATTCTTTCAATCCCGATACGGCTGAAAAAAATTTTGTAAAATTTACTCCTGAATTAAAAGAAACTAAATTAGGAGTAGCATATCGACAAAAAATCGATATCGCTAAGAAAAGGCAAGTGGGGCGGAAAGTAATGGATTTTATACAAAACGATACAGCGGGTCATCCAATAAAATTGTCTGACTTTCGTGGTAGATATGTACTAGTAGATTTTTGGGCAAGCTGGTGCGGACCTTGCCGTGCAGAGAATCCCAACCTTGTGGCTGCCTATAAGAAGTTGAGACAAAATAATAAAGACTTACAAATTATAAGTGTTTCACTCGACGAAAGTAAAGTATCATGGCTAAATGCAGTTCATCATGATAGTTTGCCTTGGACACAAGTAAGCGATTTGAAAGGATTTAAAAACGAAGTTGCTGTTCAGTATGGTATTGATGCTATTCCGCAGAATGTTTTGATAAGCCCGAATGGTACTATACTGGCAACTAATTTGAGAGGACAAGGGCTCTACGAAAAATTTTTACAGTATATGCGCTAA
- a CDS encoding TlpA disulfide reductase family protein, with the protein MKTKKIIFILSLIPFGGFAQKGYTIQGKIPYVLKQPTKIFLEYRDDTTHVLDSTVLDNGNFIFKGHLSSPSAVTLTVQNNPNEPLYKQKDGLYFYIENSDISIVSPDSLKDAIVKGSQTNDDDIVLHKIQRPYRQVADSITKVYYTLTPEQRKDSAFKANAGKIMAITQHDYDSATRKFIYSHLNSYVSLEAFKEVELAYNFNPDTAQPKFDKFSTTLKESSLGKKIQTIINKNKATMMGRIAPDFAEKDTLGNLVRLSDFRGHYVLLDFWASWCHPCRAENPNLIAAYKKYKDDNFTILSVSLDEAKTRSAWVNAVRYDSLPWTQISELTGFKSKAAVLYAVEAIPVNFLLDPSGKIIARNLRGEGLDEKLSTLFIKK; encoded by the coding sequence ATGAAAACAAAAAAAATAATATTCATTCTCTCACTCATTCCCTTTGGCGGATTTGCCCAAAAAGGTTACACTATTCAAGGGAAAATTCCGTACGTTCTAAAACAACCGACAAAAATTTTTCTTGAATATAGAGATGATACGACTCATGTTTTAGATTCCACAGTTTTGGATAACGGTAATTTTATATTTAAAGGACATTTATCTTCTCCCTCCGCAGTAACATTAACGGTTCAAAATAATCCGAACGAGCCTTTATATAAACAAAAAGACGGACTGTATTTTTATATAGAGAATTCAGATATTAGTATTGTTTCTCCCGATTCATTGAAAGACGCAATCGTAAAGGGATCGCAAACGAATGATGATGACATAGTGCTTCACAAAATTCAAAGACCCTATCGACAAGTTGCCGATTCTATTACAAAAGTTTATTATACACTTACTCCCGAGCAAAGAAAAGACAGCGCATTTAAGGCAAATGCGGGTAAGATAATGGCTATTACCCAGCATGACTATGACAGCGCCACCAGGAAATTTATTTACAGCCATTTAAATTCTTATGTATCACTGGAAGCTTTTAAGGAAGTAGAGCTTGCTTATAATTTTAATCCCGATACAGCGCAACCGAAATTCGACAAATTTTCTACTACACTTAAAGAATCTTCTTTAGGGAAAAAAATTCAGACCATTATTAATAAGAACAAAGCAACAATGATGGGCAGAATTGCTCCAGATTTTGCAGAAAAAGATACGCTCGGAAATCTTGTAAGGCTTTCCGATTTTCGAGGGCATTATGTTTTACTCGATTTCTGGGCTTCGTGGTGCCATCCTTGTCGCGCAGAAAATCCCAACTTAATAGCAGCCTATAAAAAATACAAGGACGATAACTTTACCATACTCAGCGTCTCCCTCGATGAAGCCAAAACTCGATCTGCTTGGGTAAATGCAGTTCGCTATGATAGTTTGCCTTGGACACAAATTTCCGAGTTGACAGGATTCAAAAGTAAAGCCGCTGTTTTATATGCCGTAGAAGCTATTCCTGTAAATTTTCTTTTAGACCCTTCCGGAAAAATCATTGCAAGAAATCTTCGCGGCGAAGGTTTGGACGAAAAACTGTCAACACTATTCATTAAAAAATAA
- a CDS encoding discoidin domain-containing protein, whose protein sequence is MKLQYRLLFCLLILFSACSKDNIKSVLPADNISIQASSGTDTLVTAMPVLKDSVIVVGLKAKLSGGTSTGDHWITFAVDTTKVSDYNSTYGNGTLLPSNAYLFYKPMCHIVAGSDMSDSVQINIIQESKLDGYIDYVVPIVIQSIDGNVQDIAKEQVFYVVFKAGKPTFIRKTKWTIAGVSSSYSTYVATNILDDNPATYWTSNITQSMPQWIAINFNQEISFSAVTYRLPTSLYYPNYGGYPTSIKIETSMDGTNWIDNGTFAGDISNNMQTLNTGEVTANYLRFTSLSCVPYASAYNAIFISEIGLVP, encoded by the coding sequence ATGAAATTACAATACAGGCTTTTATTTTGTTTACTCATTCTGTTTTCGGCATGTTCTAAAGACAATATAAAATCCGTTTTGCCGGCGGACAATATTTCTATACAAGCAAGTTCGGGAACCGATACACTTGTAACCGCTATGCCGGTTCTGAAAGATTCTGTCATCGTTGTAGGACTGAAGGCTAAATTATCCGGCGGCACATCAACCGGCGATCATTGGATTACCTTTGCTGTAGATACAACTAAGGTTAGCGACTATAATTCTACTTATGGCAATGGAACTTTATTGCCTTCAAATGCATACTTATTTTATAAACCTATGTGTCATATTGTTGCAGGTTCCGATATGTCGGACTCTGTACAAATTAATATAATACAAGAATCGAAGTTGGACGGCTATATCGATTATGTAGTTCCGATAGTAATTCAATCTATTGACGGCAATGTGCAAGATATAGCAAAAGAGCAAGTGTTTTATGTAGTGTTTAAAGCAGGTAAACCTACATTTATTCGTAAAACCAAATGGACTATCGCCGGAGTATCTTCAAGTTATAGCACCTATGTAGCAACCAATATATTGGACGACAACCCGGCTACCTATTGGACATCGAATATAACACAATCAATGCCTCAATGGATTGCCATCAATTTCAATCAGGAAATTTCATTTAGTGCTGTTACATATCGTTTACCTACAAGTTTGTATTATCCAAACTATGGCGGCTATCCTACTTCTATAAAAATTGAAACAAGTATGGACGGAACCAATTGGATAGATAATGGAACGTTTGCAGGAGATATTAGCAATAATATGCAGACACTCAATACAGGAGAGGTTACTGCAAACTATTTGCGCTTTACATCCTTGTCTTGTGTGCCATACGCAAGCGCATATAATGCAATATTTATTAGTGAAATTGGATTGGTACCATAA